GAGTTTGATCACTCATCAAAGGTTTTATAATTGTTTGGTGAAAGCTAGTTGGGACAAGATTGAAAATGGACTTGTTCCTGTCCTTGAAATTGTGGCTAGGGAAAACAGAATTGTTGATCTGCAAGatgtttttcaaagatttacatTTGACACAACATGTCTATTGATTACAGGGTATGATCCTGGCTGCCTCTCTATCGAATTCCCTTGTGTTCCCTTCTCGAAAGCTATGGATGAGGCTGAAGAAGTATTGTTCATTCGACATTTATTGCCAAAAAGTGTTAGGAAGTTGCAACAATGGCTAGGTATTGGGGATGAAGCCAAATTGACTAGAGCATGGCATGTTCTTGATCAAGTTATAAGCAAGTACATATCGATGAAACGCGAAGAATTGAGCAATATTGCAACAAAATCAAAGGAAGATGAAGAAGGGGGTTGTTATGATCTCTTAACTTCATACATGTTAGATGACGGCTTAAATTTTGATGACAAGTTCTTGAGGGACACCACATTGAACCTCATGATCGCGGGGCGTGACACGACTAGCTCAGGACTAACATGGTTCATTTGGCTAGTCGTTACTCACCCTGAGGTTGAAAAAAGGAtcatggaagaactcatggcAATTATCTCGTTGAGATCATCATCATCTAAACCGAGGATTTTTAACACGAGCGAGTTGAAAAATGCAACTTACTTGCATGCATCATTGTGTGAATCACTAAGGTTATATCCACCGGTACCATTCCAACATAAGACTCCACTAGAACCTGATGTTCTTCCAAGTGGACACCATGTTCATCCTAAAATGAGAGTGGTGTTCTCATTGTATGCAATGGGGAGGATGGAATCGATATGGGGAAAAGATTGTTTAGAATTTAAGCCAGAGAGATGGATTACTGAGAGAGGAACAATTAGGCATGAGCCTTCGTACAAGTTCTTGGCTTTCAATGCAGGGCCAAGGACTTGTTTAGGGAAAGAAGTGGCTTTCACTCAGATGAAAGCTGTGGCTGCTTCTATCATACATAATTATCAAGTTGAAGTGATCAAAGGACACAAAGTTTTCCCTAATGTCTCAATTATTCTCTACATGCAACATGGTTTCAAAGCCAGAATCAAGAAGAGATGGACTTAATTAGTATTATATTTCTACTATGTTTGCTTTAATTTCTGTGGACTTAATGCCATTTTCTTGACTATGCAAAGTATATTTAATTTCCTTGTTATGTTTTATGTTCAAGTTGTAATTGAGAAGCTCTAAAAGATAAAGAAGTTAATGTAATTTGTTCATGTGATAATGTATATGTTGGAGGAAAGAATTGATTATAAAGACAAGTTTTTGCCTCTTTTAGTGTAACTTagctttttatttgttttacttAAGACTTAATTTCATGCCCTATTAGTTTAAGTAGTTTTATTTCTAAAGTTATCTCTAAATTGCTTGATGGTAAATTAACAAGTATCCTAGCTAAGATTATATCTCATAACCAAgctgattttatgaaaaattgatcCATCTCTAACAATGTCTTGCTTACTCAAGAACTAATGCATAACATAACGATGCCTAATGTGAATGGCAatgttattttcaaattttatatgatCAAAACTTTTGATAAAGTTTCTTGCAATTACTTGTGTCATGTCATGAGATATATGGGGTTCTCTGAGCTTTGGATTGACATGATCTTGAGACTTATTTCTAACAATTgggtattttttaaaatcataaatgacttcatacttaatatttttaattcttCCAGAGATCTTAAACAAGGTGATCCCCTCTCCCCTCTCCCCTCTCCCCTCTCCCCTCTCCCCTCTCCTATTTATTACTCTTTCTATCCTGATTTATGTGAGGTACTTTGACTATATAAGGAATTTAAGAAATATAGAAGACCTTgcaatattcaaaaattatttataccAGTTGTCACGCAAAAACCAATAGAAAGGATTTCGACTCCCCTTTCCAACCAGTCAAGTGGTTGAACGTCCATCTCTAGATAAGAAGCAGAACGCGTCATCATGTTACACCCggtaaaatcatcaaaataccCCTAGACGAAAGAATGCTCGCACAACGCACCATTCTTAATTTTTTCGGTCAATCTGAGGCCAGAATATCAATCTAGGGGAAAATCATGTGGAAAGTGGTCTggattgaattttaggccaatcggattaaaagataatttttcagGGCAAAAATAGCCTAACCAGAAGAGTGTGCTACGCGGACCTACCCCCACCTAGTTCATTTTCTTACTTTGTTCATAAAATGCATTTGGCAACTGCATTTTATATGTTGCACGACTTTTGTACATAAATCACATTTGACGAATGtgatttatgtgtattttttggTATGTTTTTCAATTTCAGTGAGGGGCATTCCGATGTTTTTTCcacccctcctatacttaaCACATGACTTATATAGGACGTTTTCGACCTTATAAAGATTTTTAAACCCATTCCTTAGACTTTTTACACATTCAAGCAAAAGAAACTAGGGCtaagaagaggagaaaggctAGTGTTCAAGGATTTCAAGCTAGAATCTTGCCAGTTTGATTGTTTGTCTTCAtcccaggtatgtaagtctaaacTAAAGCATTGACcttgttcttccatgtgccccatgattgtgataggttgaattgtgaatgaattgagttcccataattgtgtttcttgagaatttccttaaatttaacatattttacataatatgGTGTAATTGATGTTTTTTATGAACTTTTTTAttgaacaaataattttaaactatttattttataaatcctaatagtattttgactaatattggatGTATATGCCTAAGGATTGAATCTAGAtccttgaacttgtgaatgcatgattacAATTggaatgtgagcatgatgatagtcttgataaaacttgatagtccttcATATCTTCATAATTGGACCcaattgaatggtctcaactagatgttgtcataaatgattgtcccaactactattaaatgattgggaatgattggatgacggattggttgaaaggattgattggataaaactaatgaactgataaaagtccatatgagacttgttgattggtTTAATTGGGATTcattgtcttatgagcattgagtatcggaaggagtatcgagcaccaaattgggtaaaagtaggtaataactcgaactcaataactacgtcgccaaacgtaggagagaattaaatcgttaaagtcggatgtctCCCTAATTTATTATCCTGAAAAGATAGGAGTTGATTAATTGTTGGATTCAGATTGGTAGATTTGttctttaccctagcaaggtattggatggttgtGGAAACAGTAACGAGCTTTTTGTGCGTTCACTGGCTTATAAGTGATTGTtattggataagagaaactatCATATAGGACTTGATAATAAtctattggattggattgaattgaattggattgtatatgattggtctctgtttAAACCATACTCTTTCTTCAGACttatgacatcttgattgaatTTCTCATCTTTCTGATTTTAGATATCTGAACTGGTATTACTATACCTTGATACAcatttcattctgccatattacatactcgtatattttacgtactgacgtccatttgggcttgcatcatttcatgatgtagagatagGTTCTAGATATCATCAACAcgcgcaccattgaagatttTTTTCCACAATCCAGATGATTGGTGAGTGTTCCCTCTTCCGAAGGATACCACTCTTTTATCATCTAG
This Solanum dulcamara chromosome 1, daSolDulc1.2, whole genome shotgun sequence DNA region includes the following protein-coding sequences:
- the LOC129887177 gene encoding alkane hydroxylase MAH1-like, giving the protein MVLNFVMSSIGYFEFFVAIFCFLVFWALGDRSGAPWNWPFLGMFPSLIFHVNRIHERCFEVFSRSGGTFLLKGPWFTNMDILGTIDPENVHYIMSANFANFPKGEEFKKIFDVLGDGIFNSDLDLWKEQRKYARSLITHQRFYNCLVKASWDKIENGLVPVLEIVARENRIVDLQDVFQRFTFDTTCLLITGYDPGCLSIEFPCVPFSKAMDEAEEVLFIRHLLPKSVRKLQQWLGIGDEAKLTRAWHVLDQVISKYISMKREELSNIATKSKEDEEGGCYDLLTSYMLDDGLNFDDKFLRDTTLNLMIAGRDTTSSGLTWFIWLVVTHPEVEKRIMEELMAIISLRSSSSKPRIFNTSELKNATYLHASLCESLRLYPPVPFQHKTPLEPDVLPSGHHVHPKMRVVFSLYAMGRMESIWGKDCLEFKPERWITERGTIRHEPSYKFLAFNAGPRTCLGKEVAFTQMKAVAASIIHNYQVEVIKGHKVFPNVSIILYMQHGFKARIKKRWT